Genomic window (Desulforapulum autotrophicum HRM2):
GTTGATGTGCTGGATAATGATATCTGCCAGCTGGTGGGGCAGGTGTTCTGCCGTCAGAAGCCAGATAAAGGTCATGGCCGTGGAAAGGATAAAGAGCAGGCAGGCAGACAGTACGGCCGCCTCCTGGCATACCCCTGTGATCTCGGTGAATTTAAATTCCCGGTAAATAAATAGCTCAACCCCCAGGGCATAGACAACCGAGACGGCAGCGGCCTCCGTGGGGGTAAACAGACCCGAGTATATCCCGCCCAGGACAATAAAGGGCAGCAGCAGTGCCCACACCCCTTCCCGGGCCGTGCGGACGATCTCGGCAAGGGATGCCCGGGTTTCAACCCGCCAATTGTTTTTCCGGGCAATAAAGAAGGTGTAGGCCATGAGGGCAAAACCAATGAGCAGTCCGGGGACAATGCCTGCCATGAACATTTCCGCCACAGACACGTTCATGACCAGGCAGTAGAGGATCATGGGAATGGACGGCGGAATGACGATGCCCAGGGATCCGGAGACCGTGATCAGCCCGAGGGAGAATCGTTCGCCGTATCCGGCCTTGATCAGGGCCGGGATCATGATGGAACCAATGGCCACAACCGTTGCCGGCGATGAACCGGAAATGGCGGCAAAAAAGATGCAGGCCAGGATTCCGGCCATGGCCAGCCCGCCCGGAAACCATCCCACCAGGGCATTGACAAAGGCCACCAGTTTTTTGGCAATTCCGCCCCGGGTCATGATGGACCCTGCAAGGATGAAAAAGGGAATGGCCAGCAACACAAAATTGTCCAGGGCATTAAACAGCTGCTGGGTGATGATGTGCAGGGGGGTGGAGGTAAAAAAGATCAGGCAGACCATGGTGGTGATCCCGAGAATCACCGCAATGGGAACCCCGAGAAAAAGCAGGCAGCCAAAACAGATGCAGATGGTGAGTATCATCCGGCCTCCCCCTGTTTTAAAAATTCCCATGCCTTGATCAGAAACCGTGCCCCGATGACAATGGAGAAGACGGGAATGGGAAGATAGGCAATGTACATGGGGATCTGCATGGTCGGTGAGGTGGTCGCATATCCGTACATCCGCAGGACAATTTTCCAGGAATACCAGGATACGGTAAAGAAAAACAGGGCGGAAAGGGTGCTGGTCATGCCCTTTACCCGTTGCTGCCAGGGCTGCTTCAGGTTTGTCACCATCAGATCCATGGTGAAATGGCTGCCGGTTTTAACCCCGATGGCGGCGCCCAGAAAGGCGATAAACACACCGAGATACCGACCCAGTTCTTCAAACCAGGAAAAGCTGTAATTAAACAGATACCGGGTAATGACCTGGATGAATCCCGCCAGGGCAAGTCCTATAATAGTCCAGACCAGGGTTATGTTTTCCACCCTGTCTATGAAATCATGGATCCGCTGCAATTTAAATGGTTCTCCTGAATGCTAACCCCCTGGCCGGGAAAGATTTTTCGGCAAGGGGGAATTTAAAGCTTATTGCTGGTGCAATTTGATTTTATCGAGCATGAAATCAAAGATGTCATCACCGATTCTTTTACGGTATTTGTTCCAGACCGGGGTCATGGAGACCCGGAAGGCTTCACGTTCATCCGGTGTCAGTTCAATGATTTCAATATCATGCTGTTTGGCATAGTCGGCAATGGAAATGTTGATCTTGGGCAAGGATTCATGCAGGGCTGCATTGACCGAACGGTTAACGCCGGTGGCCAATTTTGCTGCATCCATGAAAATCTGTTTGTCCCCGTCAGCGAGGCTTTCCCAGTAATCCATGCCCACCACGATGATGCATTCGGTCAGACAGTGCTGGGTCTTGGTGACATACTTGGTCACCTCGGTGAACTTCATGAGAACCGTTGTCATGAGGGGGTTCTCCTGGGCGTCAATTACCCCGGTCTGGAGGGCATTGTAGATCTCTGGGAAAGGAATCCCCACGGGTGAAGCGCCCAGCTGTTTGAAGGTGTCAATATAGGCTGGTGAATTCATTACCCGGACCTTGAGCCCCTTGATGTCTTCGGGGGTACGTACGGGGCGTTTGTTGTTGGTAAAGTCACGGATTTCATTCTCGGTCCAGCCAATGGCAATGAATCCTTTTTTGGGAAAATAGGAAAATATTCGTTCCTGGACCTCCGGGTCATCCAGGGTGGCATAGGCTGTTTGTCTGTCCGGGAAGATAAAGGGCATATCCAGGATGGCGCACTGGGGAACAAAATTTTGAAGCACTGCCGTGGTCAGGGCGGCTATCTGCAGGGTTCCCGATTGTACCTGCTCTGCCATGGAGCGTTCACCACCCAGCTGACCCGTGGGGAAGGTGGTAATGTCAATGCGTCCCTGGGTCTTTTCCTTTACATAGGCGGCAAAGGCATCGGCCGCCTTTGCCTGACCGTGGAAGGGGGGCGCTACATGGCCGAACTTAATGTTTTCAGCAGATGCCGGCAGGCAAAAGGTCAGGGTCATCAGGGCTGCCAGGGATATGATGAGACGAGTTTTACGAAACAACGGTTTTATCATTTCAAAGACTCCTTAAAAAATATGGATTCAAATGTATTGATACATAGGAACAAAAAGTTCTTCTGAGTACCCAAATGTTTTTCATTTGTCAACTCAATTCAGTTTCTTACTTTAATTTACAAGGGAAAAGTTCAGGAAGTTTAAAAATAAATTTCCCAGGGGGAAACTTTTCAGGGTGCTGCTTTCCTTGGTCTGGAGATGAAAAGCGGAACTTAATACTCGCTTCGGGCCATTTCTCTATGCTTTGGAAGGCAGAAAATGGTGGGAAAAGGGCTTGGACTGCAATCTTTCTATGGGGTTGTCTGGGCCACGTAAACGGCACCTTCGGAAGAACCGCCCGTTATTGGATTCTCAAACGTTATGGTGTGGGATTCGGCCGTTGCAAACACGCCTGCCAGTTGACGGGTAAAAGATGCTTCGGGAAAACCATCGGCCCAGAGGGCAAAAACCCCGCCAGGCTTTAAATGCTGCGCCAGTTCCCTCAGTCCTTGTTCACTGTAGAAGCGGGTATTTGTTTGGTGCAGAACCCGCGTGGGGGTATGGTCTATGTCCAGAAGAATGGCATCGTGTTTCTTATGCGGATCTGCCGGGTCAAAGTTTTTTGATACGTCCTGGGACAGGGCAAAAAAATCTGCATGAACCAGTCGACAGCGGGGATCCTGGGTCAATGTCCTGCCCAGGGGAACAAGACCGTTCTGGTGCCATTGGATGACTGCCTCTAAAAATTCCACAACCACAAGTGAGGTGACGCGCCTATCTTCCAGGGCGGCAACAGCCGTGTAACCGAGTCCGAGACCGCCGACCACAACGTCGAGTTCTTTTCTTTTCAATACGCCAAGCCCGAGACTGGACAGCTGTGATTCTGCCTCATGGAACAGGCTTGACATGAGAAAATCCTCACCAAGCTTGACCTCGTATATCTCAAGTCCCCCGAGTTGCAGCAAGCGGCGTCGCCGCAGCATCAACTCTCCGAGGGGCGTTTGTTGAAAATCCAATTCCTTGTAGTTTAAACTCATTCTGCCTCCATGGTATCTGATTAGCTTATCCAAACGAGTCTGATTAAACAAGTTGAATATTTTTCATTCAGAATATGTTAAATAGTGGCTGACCGAAAGTAGAGGGTAATCCCTTACTCCGGTTGCTGGTATGATACGAATTTAATATATAACCGGCATGGCCGGAGCATGATATCTGCTCTGGCCACAACGAACAATGAAACGTCTCTGTTTGCAATGCTTTGGTGGGGGTTTCATCCAATAAAAATCAACGAACTCTTGTTGCTGAACGAGTGGAATCTTTGTCGGCAATATGGAATATTCAAAAACAGGTGTAAAGAAGTATGCTTTCAAAAAATAAATTATTATTACTGCTGTCGCTGCTGGCGGCGTTTCCTCCCCTTTCAACGGACATGTATCTGGCGGCCATACCTCTGCTTCAAAAGGCCTGGAACCAGCCCCTGGCCATGCTCAACCTGACCCTGGTCTGTTTCTTTATAAGTTACTGCGTGTTCCTGCTGTTTTATGGCCCCCTGTCGGATCGGTTCGGCCGTCGGCCTTTGCTGCTGGTGGGGATTGCCATTTTTATTATGGGAAGCCTTTTGTGCGCCATTTCAGACCAGGTGTTTGTCCTGATTATTTCCCGGGTGATCCAGGGCGCCGGGGCAGCTTCTGCATCGGCCCTTTCAATGGCCATCACAAAGGATGTCTATAAATCCCATGAACGGGGACGCATCCTTGCATATATCGGCGTGATCATGGCCCTGGCTCCCATGCTGGCTCCTGTGTTTGGGGGATGGGTGCTGACCCGGTTTTCCTGGCGCTGGATATTTGTGATCCAGAGTATTGTCGGGCTGATCGCGTGGATCGGCGTATTTCGCATGTCCGAAACCCTGAAGGTCCCCTCAGCCATGGGGGTATTTCAGACCGCCGGAATCTACCTGCGCCTGCTTCGTAATCGTCGTTATCTGGGCTTTTCCCTGATGATGTCCCTGGTCGTGCTCCCGCATTTTGCGTTCATCGGGGGATCGGCGGATATTTATATCACCCGTTTCGGCCTGTCGGAGCAGGTATTCAGCTATTTCTTTGCCCTTAACGCGGCGTCCATCATGGCCGGCGCCTTTTTGTGTACCCGTCTGCTGCACCGGATCGGGTCAAGGCGGATACTGACCCTGGGTTTTGCAGGAATTATGCTCGGAGGGCTGGGAATGGTGGCTCATCTTTTCCCCGGTCCCTGGGGCCTGGCCTTGCCCATGGCCCTTCTTTCCTTTTCCTTTGGCCTCAGCCGCCCCCCCAGCAACAACCTGGTGCTCGAGCAGGTGGATCAATATGCCGGGGCTGCATCCTCGCTCCTGATTTTCATCTATTTCATGCTGGGTGCGTTTGCCATGTGGTTGATCTCCCTGGAGTGGAGCGACAAGGTTCATACCATTGGTGTGCTGGGAACAGTGGTCGGTGGGTTCATACTGGGTATCTGGCTTTTTCTTCCCGGAGCAGCGGCTGGAAAGCCTACTTCAGGTGGTGCTTCCAGGTGAGCTAATCCTTTGAAAGACCTGTCAGGGAGGTCTCCTGGTCGACGCATTTGAGATTCCGGCGGGTTTTTGTCATATGGCGACCATCACCGGGTCAAAGCCGTATTATTCTTCCCCGTACCTGAACAGAAAATGGGTTCCCATCAGCCTTGCTGCGAATCCTTTTTTCCCGGTGCAGGGCAGGCGCTTTTCCAGAGGAATTTCATCGTTTCTCAGGAACATGTGTACCGGGAACAGATATTTAAATTCAAGTTCAGCCAGGCGGGTCCCGGAACGGATCTGTTCTTTTCTGTTATGGAAAATGGGAACCAGGCCTGCAAGATTGTGTTTCAGCAGCGATATGGCGCATCCGGAAAAAAGAGATCCTGTCTGCCGGTGAAGGAAGGCCGTGTGCCCGGGGGTGTGCCCCGGGGTAGGGATTGCCCGTATGCCATATTGCTGTTCAAGCTGTGCACACCCGGCCGGGTCAAGGGCTATGAACCGGCCGTTGGACGGGGAGGGGCATCGCCCGGGGCTGTGGCGTACGGGTAGATTCAGAAGGGGGTGCAGCCACAACACCTGGGCCTGTCTGCCTGTTAACAGGGGCAGGTCAGCCTGGCCAATGAAGATATCGATCTGGGATTCAGGTTTCAGATGTTCGGTCAGCTCTGCAAGGCTTCCGGCATGGTCCCTGTGCCAATGGCTCAGGCAGATGGCCCGGATGGATCCCGGATCCAGCCCAGCCTCTTTTAATGATTCAACAATCAATCGCCCGCATCCCGGGCTTCCGGTATCAAAGAGAACAAGCCCCTTGTCTGATTCCAGAACAAATACATGGGTGGGCAGCAGCTGAGTTTTAAAAAGAAAATTTGTTTTTATGGCAGAAACCGTGGAGGTCAGTCTTGTGAGGTTGTTTTTCATTCCCGATCCGTTCCCTCCTGTTTTTTCCGGCTATTGGAGTTCCTGGTGATAGCTGTTTTCTGCTTCCTGCATTTTATTGCGGCCAAGTTTGATCAGGAGCTGACCTTTTTGAATTTCAGATTCGCCCTCATTTATTTGGGTATTGCCACGATGGATCAGGTCATTGCCTTCTTGAATTTTTTCTTCTCCATCCTCCCAGTCCTTTGCAATCTTTTTAAGGTCAGTCGCTCTGCCAAAAGCCATCTCTGCTGAATCCGTGGCTTGAGAAATCTGGGAGAGCGCTTGGTAGGCCTGACGATTGGTCTGTACTTCAACGTTTCCAGCGGCAATCAATTGCTCCCCTTCGCGCAAATCAGAGCGGCCTTTTTCAACCATTTTTCGTCCCTTCAGCACTTGATCTTCCCCTTTTTTGGAATCATTTTTACCCTGTTCCCACTGTTCGGCTATTTCGATTCTGGATTTGCCTTCAGCAAGGATACGATCCCCAAAAGTGGTTTTTTTCAAGGCACATCCCGACATGGTGATGAGCGTGGCTATCAATAATGCAACAATAATGCTTTTCATTAGAGAAACTCCTTTGGTTGAAAATAATAATGGTATACCTTACCTCAAATTCGTTCATAAGTTCAAGAGTTCTTCATTGATAGTTTTTTTTAAACAAAATGGGCAATGTGTCCATTGTCTGAAATCCGGGCAAAGACATTGCGGGTGCCCATTAACAAGATTCAAGGTCAAGGCGTTTTGAAAGTATTGTTGAACATGCCAGTCAAAAGCATTATGATTTATCGTAAAGGCAACGCAATTCAGCTTTAAAGCGGTCGGTTGCTGAACCTTGCTTTGAAGCGGGCATTCCCCATATTTACATGGTCTGGAAAAAGATAAAACTTTGCACCTTTTAGGTAAAAATCAAAGGAGAACAACAATGACAAACCCAATGGTTCCTCAAATCCAATCCCCCTCGGTTCCTGGATTTCAACACACGGATAAAAGGCTGACCGTTGTGGGGCTCGGAGGAGAGGGCGTGCTCAGGACAACCGGGATGAAAGATCAGGCCCAGGCGGTCATCTCTGCTGCAGTTGATCAGGGCATAACCTATTATGATTCTGCAAGGGTGTATATGGACAGTGAACTTTACTATGGGGCATTCTGGGAAAAACATCCTCAACAACGGGAAAAGGTTTTTCATACCAGTAAATCCGCCCAGAGAACCCGCCAGGGCGCCCTGGATGATCTTTCCCAGACATTGAAGCGCCTGAACACAACCTACCTGGATCTCTGGCAGATCCATGATGTGCGGGATGAAAAAGACCTGGATCTGATTTCAAGAAAAGGTGGTGCCCTGGAGGCCTTTGTTGAAGCCAGGGAGCGGGGGCTGGTCCGGCATATCGGGGTTA
Coding sequences:
- a CDS encoding multidrug effflux MFS transporter, with the translated sequence MLSKNKLLLLLSLLAAFPPLSTDMYLAAIPLLQKAWNQPLAMLNLTLVCFFISYCVFLLFYGPLSDRFGRRPLLLVGIAIFIMGSLLCAISDQVFVLIISRVIQGAGAASASALSMAITKDVYKSHERGRILAYIGVIMALAPMLAPVFGGWVLTRFSWRWIFVIQSIVGLIAWIGVFRMSETLKVPSAMGVFQTAGIYLRLLRNRRYLGFSLMMSLVVLPHFAFIGGSADIYITRFGLSEQVFSYFFALNAASIMAGAFLCTRLLHRIGSRRILTLGFAGIMLGGLGMVAHLFPGPWGLALPMALLSFSFGLSRPPSNNLVLEQVDQYAGAASSLLIFIYFMLGAFAMWLISLEWSDKVHTIGVLGTVVGGFILGIWLFLPGAAAGKPTSGGASR
- a CDS encoding spermidine synthase family protein, whose protein sequence is MSLNYKELDFQQTPLGELMLRRRRLLQLGGLEIYEVKLGEDFLMSSLFHEAESQLSSLGLGVLKRKELDVVVGGLGLGYTAVAALEDRRVTSLVVVEFLEAVIQWHQNGLVPLGRTLTQDPRCRLVHADFFALSQDVSKNFDPADPHKKHDAILLDIDHTPTRVLHQTNTRFYSEQGLRELAQHLKPGGVFALWADGFPEASFTRQLAGVFATAESHTITFENPITGGSSEGAVYVAQTTP
- a CDS encoding TRAP transporter small permease; amino-acid sequence: MQRIHDFIDRVENITLVWTIIGLALAGFIQVITRYLFNYSFSWFEELGRYLGVFIAFLGAAIGVKTGSHFTMDLMVTNLKQPWQQRVKGMTSTLSALFFFTVSWYSWKIVLRMYGYATTSPTMQIPMYIAYLPIPVFSIVIGARFLIKAWEFLKQGEAG
- a CDS encoding aldo/keto reductase, which translates into the protein MTNPMVPQIQSPSVPGFQHTDKRLTVVGLGGEGVLRTTGMKDQAQAVISAAVDQGITYYDSARVYMDSELYYGAFWEKHPQQREKVFHTSKSAQRTRQGALDDLSQTLKRLNTTYLDLWQIHDVRDEKDLDLISRKGGALEAFVEARERGLVRHIGVTGHHDPEILTRAVEQWPVDSVLMPVNPVEEIIGGFLTHTLEAAHKRGIAVIGMKVLGAKHYISREAGITAELLTRFALSHDITLAIVGCSCVEEVSELVKAGASDQKMTLNERKEIMAPFMPMARKLAFYRGV
- a CDS encoding MBL fold metallo-hydrolase; translated protein: MKNNLTRLTSTVSAIKTNFLFKTQLLPTHVFVLESDKGLVLFDTGSPGCGRLIVESLKEAGLDPGSIRAICLSHWHRDHAGSLAELTEHLKPESQIDIFIGQADLPLLTGRQAQVLWLHPLLNLPVRHSPGRCPSPSNGRFIALDPAGCAQLEQQYGIRAIPTPGHTPGHTAFLHRQTGSLFSGCAISLLKHNLAGLVPIFHNRKEQIRSGTRLAELEFKYLFPVHMFLRNDEIPLEKRLPCTGKKGFAARLMGTHFLFRYGEE
- a CDS encoding TRAP transporter large permease, which codes for MILTICICFGCLLFLGVPIAVILGITTMVCLIFFTSTPLHIITQQLFNALDNFVLLAIPFFILAGSIMTRGGIAKKLVAFVNALVGWFPGGLAMAGILACIFFAAISGSSPATVVAIGSIMIPALIKAGYGERFSLGLITVSGSLGIVIPPSIPMILYCLVMNVSVAEMFMAGIVPGLLIGFALMAYTFFIARKNNWRVETRASLAEIVRTAREGVWALLLPFIVLGGIYSGLFTPTEAAAVSVVYALGVELFIYREFKFTEITGVCQEAAVLSACLLFILSTAMTFIWLLTAEHLPHQLADIIIQHINSPWMFLLTVNVLFLILGCFMDDVSAMLILAPLFLETLNRYNIDLVHFGIVMVLNIQMGMLTPPFGLNLFVASGITKAPLLTIARGVAPFLAIMLTCLMLVTYIPWISLALPGWILR
- a CDS encoding TRAP transporter substrate-binding protein, whose translation is MIKPLFRKTRLIISLAALMTLTFCLPASAENIKFGHVAPPFHGQAKAADAFAAYVKEKTQGRIDITTFPTGQLGGERSMAEQVQSGTLQIAALTTAVLQNFVPQCAILDMPFIFPDRQTAYATLDDPEVQERIFSYFPKKGFIAIGWTENEIRDFTNNKRPVRTPEDIKGLKVRVMNSPAYIDTFKQLGASPVGIPFPEIYNALQTGVIDAQENPLMTTVLMKFTEVTKYVTKTQHCLTECIIVVGMDYWESLADGDKQIFMDAAKLATGVNRSVNAALHESLPKINISIADYAKQHDIEIIELTPDEREAFRVSMTPVWNKYRKRIGDDIFDFMLDKIKLHQQ